The Bacteroidota bacterium genome window below encodes:
- the murD gene encoding UDP-N-acetylmuramoyl-L-alanine--D-glutamate ligase, with product MSIQAVSGKKVSVIGAERSGVAVAQLLHSHNVKVFVSDFGSSESTQQHIAELRLGNIAGEFGGHSDAVYDCSVMVISPGVPTNAPVVLEAQKRGINVVAEIEVASWFCQGPIIAITGSNGKTTTTTLLGRIFSDAKKKHVVAGNIGTAFSSLVLDVDPETVVILEVSSFQLDFINTFRPKIAVILNITQNHLDRYNNSMEQYAASKARMVMNQTAEDFLISNADDEWTKKQVKSQKSKVIQFSTKRTIDEGAFEENRMLMTVIDREEHPIIAIDDISIKGEHNLQNAMAAALAAQLMGIKPAHIKSTLRNFKGVEHRQEFVREVNGIKYINNSKATTVEAVEMALKSYKDPIVLILGGKDKGNDYSTIFDLVKKKVKAIVATGYSADTIVKNFSEIVPVTKVATIGDTKPNIESMKKVIETATSLSIKGDVILLSPACTSFDWFKDYEERGRVFKQLVNQL from the coding sequence GTGAGTATTCAAGCGGTATCCGGAAAAAAAGTAAGTGTCATTGGAGCAGAGCGGAGCGGTGTAGCTGTTGCACAATTGCTTCATTCGCACAATGTAAAAGTGTTCGTCAGTGATTTTGGAAGCAGCGAAAGCACGCAGCAGCATATCGCAGAACTTCGGTTGGGAAACATTGCCGGTGAATTCGGCGGACACAGCGATGCGGTTTATGATTGTTCGGTCATGGTGATAAGTCCCGGTGTCCCAACAAATGCACCGGTAGTTTTGGAAGCACAAAAACGTGGAATAAACGTCGTTGCAGAGATTGAAGTTGCAAGCTGGTTTTGTCAAGGTCCAATTATTGCGATTACAGGCAGTAACGGAAAAACAACCACCACAACATTACTCGGGAGGATATTCAGCGATGCAAAGAAAAAACACGTTGTTGCGGGTAACATTGGAACGGCATTCTCATCACTCGTTTTGGACGTTGATCCGGAGACTGTTGTCATTTTGGAAGTGAGCAGTTTTCAGTTGGACTTTATCAATACATTTCGTCCGAAGATAGCGGTCATTTTGAATATCACACAGAATCATCTTGACCGGTATAACAATTCAATGGAACAATATGCTGCGTCAAAAGCACGAATGGTGATGAACCAAACAGCAGAAGATTTTTTGATCAGCAATGCGGATGATGAGTGGACTAAGAAACAAGTTAAAAGTCAAAAATCAAAAGTTATCCAGTTTAGTACGAAACGAACAATTGATGAAGGTGCATTTGAAGAAAATAGAATGTTAATGACGGTGATTGATCGTGAGGAACATCCAATTATCGCCATCGACGATATTTCGATTAAGGGTGAGCACAATCTGCAGAATGCAATGGCGGCGGCACTTGCGGCGCAATTGATGGGAATAAAACCGGCGCATATCAAATCAACTCTGCGAAATTTTAAGGGAGTTGAGCACCGACAAGAATTTGTGCGTGAAGTGAATGGAATTAAGTATATCAACAATTCCAAAGCAACAACGGTTGAAGCAGTGGAAATGGCGTTGAAAAGTTATAAGGATCCGATTGTATTGATCTTAGGTGGAAAAGATAAAGGAAATGACTATTCCACGATCTTTGATCTTGTGAAGAAAAAAGTGAAAGCAATTGTGGCGACAGGTTATTCTGCCGATACGATTGTGAAAAATTTCAGCGAGATAGTTCCCGTCACCAAAGTTGCAACAATTGGTGATACAAAACCAAATATTGAATCAATGAAAAAGGTAATTGAAACCGCAACATCGTTATCAATAAAAGGAGATGTCATTCTTCTTTCACCTGCCTGCACGTCGTTCGATTGGTTTAAGGATTACGAAGAACGCGGAAGAGTATTCAAACAGTTAGTAAATCAATTATAA
- the mraY gene encoding phospho-N-acetylmuramoyl-pentapeptide-transferase produces the protein MLYHLLYWIEQVYHPPGFGVVKYLTFRAAMAAITALFISFIIGGKVIKMLKAKGIVTTYREGSPEKHKLKAGTPMMGGIIVIAAILIPTILWGDLTNTYVQMIILVTGGLGIVGFMDDYLKIVKKKKEGLIGWYKIIGQVSIGLILGYVLYSMPELKAINANTVTTVPFFKNLEFDFGILYIPLVIFIITATSNAVNLTDGLDGLAIGTSGIVAMTLGIIVYISGNIEFSSYLNIIYLRGNGELVVFCIALVGASLGFLWYNSYPAQIFMGDTGSLALGGAIGALTVMAKKELILPILGGIFFMETVSVIVQRLYFKYTKKKYGEGRRVFKMAPIHHHFELLGWAEPKIVTRFYILAILMMILSLTTFKVR, from the coding sequence ATGCTGTATCATCTGTTATATTGGATCGAACAAGTATATCACCCGCCGGGATTTGGTGTGGTGAAATATCTTACGTTCCGCGCCGCTATGGCTGCCATCACCGCATTGTTCATCAGCTTCATCATTGGCGGAAAAGTAATAAAGATGTTGAAAGCAAAAGGAATCGTCACAACGTACCGCGAAGGTTCTCCTGAGAAACATAAATTGAAAGCGGGAACACCGATGATGGGAGGCATCATCGTCATTGCCGCAATTCTGATTCCAACAATTCTTTGGGGAGATCTGACCAACACATATGTGCAGATGATCATTCTTGTTACGGGCGGACTTGGTATCGTCGGGTTTATGGATGATTATCTGAAGATCGTCAAAAAGAAAAAAGAAGGACTCATCGGCTGGTATAAGATTATCGGTCAGGTGTCGATTGGATTGATCCTTGGATATGTTCTTTATTCGATGCCGGAATTGAAAGCGATCAACGCGAACACTGTAACCACAGTACCGTTTTTTAAGAATTTAGAATTTGATTTTGGAATTTTATATATACCGCTTGTCATTTTCATCATTACTGCAACATCAAATGCAGTGAACCTGACCGATGGACTTGACGGTCTTGCTATTGGCACATCCGGAATTGTTGCGATGACGCTTGGAATCATCGTTTACATCTCCGGAAATATTGAATTCAGCAGTTACTTAAACATAATTTATCTGCGTGGAAATGGCGAGCTCGTTGTGTTTTGTATCGCTCTTGTCGGCGCCTCGCTCGGATTCTTATGGTACAACTCATATCCTGCTCAAATTTTTATGGGTGATACCGGTTCGCTTGCGCTCGGGGGAGCAATCGGAGCGTTGACAGTCATGGCTAAAAAAGAACTAATTCTTCCGATTCTTGGCGGAATATTTTTTATGGAGACCGTCTCAGTAATTGTGCAGAGATTGTATTTCAAATACACAAAGAAAAAATATGGCGAAGGACGCCGCGTCTTCAAAATGGCGCCAATTCATCATCATTTTGAATTGTTAGGTTGGGCTGAGCCGAAAATTGTTACACGATTCTATATTCTGGCAATACTGATGATGATCCTGAGTTTGACAACATTTAAGGTACGGTAG
- the murF gene encoding UDP-N-acetylmuramoyl-tripeptide--D-alanyl-D-alanine ligase — translation MKKISTKDLKNITGAELINAELLKRRVIFNVSTDSRSVKKDDLFFALKGEKFDGHDFIDTAVKSEASVIVIHREWAKKHESYFRTFPCVFVIVDDTTIAYGELARIYRRKFDIPVIAIAGSNGKTTTKEMVSAVLRTKYDVLSTEGNLNNHIGVPQTLFRLRNKHDAAVIEIGTNHFGELNYLCEIAEPTHGLITNIGKEHLEFFGDEEGVAKEEKALFRYLSQHSGIAFVNCDDTYLASDCKSLKHTIGYGSATKADVRAKKIHIDELGQPEFSIEWTKKNISFVVQLSVPGPHNVTNALAASAIGLKLKVKAKKIVGALEQFSPASKRMEVMNYSGITILNDTYNSNPDSVIVALKTLQSFSATGKKVIVLGDMRELGDASKREHTNIGVIVSEMGFDQLFTIGPFSKYTSEAFGAAAKHYELKEELSNDLKKQLSNGDVVLIKGSRGMKMEDVVHRLTNTNGQLEAKDIH, via the coding sequence ATGAAAAAGATTTCAACAAAAGACTTGAAGAATATCACCGGTGCGGAACTCATCAATGCTGAACTATTGAAGCGAAGAGTCATCTTCAATGTTTCTACAGATTCCCGTTCCGTGAAGAAGGATGATCTGTTCTTTGCTCTGAAGGGGGAAAAATTTGACGGTCATGATTTTATTGATACCGCTGTGAAATCAGAAGCATCCGTCATTGTTATCCATCGTGAGTGGGCAAAAAAACATGAATCATATTTTCGGACGTTTCCCTGCGTGTTTGTGATTGTTGACGATACAACAATTGCCTATGGAGAATTGGCACGGATTTATCGCAGAAAATTTGACATACCGGTGATTGCCATCGCGGGAAGTAATGGTAAAACAACAACGAAAGAGATGGTATCGGCAGTGCTTCGTACGAAATATGATGTGCTGAGTACGGAAGGAAATTTAAACAATCATATCGGCGTTCCGCAAACACTTTTTCGATTGAGAAATAAACATGATGCAGCTGTGATAGAAATCGGCACAAATCATTTTGGTGAATTGAACTATCTCTGCGAGATTGCAGAACCGACCCACGGATTGATTACGAATATCGGCAAAGAGCACCTGGAATTTTTTGGGGACGAAGAGGGTGTCGCAAAAGAAGAGAAAGCATTGTTCAGGTATCTCAGCCAGCATTCGGGAATTGCATTTGTCAATTGTGACGATACATATCTTGCCAGTGATTGTAAATCATTGAAACATACAATCGGCTATGGATCAGCAACAAAAGCAGATGTGCGTGCAAAAAAAATCCATATAGATGAATTGGGACAACCAGAGTTTAGTATTGAATGGACAAAAAAGAATATCTCGTTTGTTGTACAGCTTTCGGTTCCGGGACCACATAATGTTACTAACGCACTGGCCGCAAGCGCTATCGGTTTGAAATTGAAAGTGAAAGCAAAAAAAATTGTCGGTGCGCTTGAACAATTTTCGCCAGCGTCCAAGCGAATGGAAGTGATGAACTATAGCGGCATCACAATCCTGAATGATACCTATAATTCCAATCCGGATTCTGTGATTGTTGCATTAAAAACTCTGCAATCGTTCAGTGCGACAGGAAAAAAAGTGATTGTTCTTGGCGATATGCGGGAACTTGGGGATGCCTCAAAGCGGGAGCATACGAATATCGGAGTGATTGTTTCAGAAATGGGATTCGATCAATTGTTCACCATTGGGCCGTTCTCAAAATATACCAGCGAAGCATTTGGCGCTGCGGCAAAGCATTATGAACTGAAGGAAGAACTCTCGAATGATTTGAAAAAACAATTGAGCAATGGTGATGTTGTGCTGATAAAAGGTTCACGCGGAATGAAAATGGAAGATGTTGTACATCGTTTGACGAATACAAACGGACAACTTGAAGCAAAGGACATTCACTGA
- a CDS encoding UDP-N-acetylmuramoyl-L-alanyl-D-glutamate--2,6-diaminopimelate ligase, which produces MTLSVLLQGVPVSKMFQTTYGKMVTTHDVKVSGIQYDSRKVQRENLFVALKGAGVDGHTFLSAAIANGAKVIVMEDDHAIPDAMCMHTGTVKIVVSNTRKALAQIAANYYGNPSAKMSMIGVTGTNGKTTTTFLIKQMLESDPKNKVGLIGTVEYAIGNEKLPATHTTPESLEMQQLFEQMVQKGCTHCVMEVSSHALQQYRVHGIDFKAAVFTNLTQDHLDYHGTMDQYFQAKKILFDGLSSKAVAITNVDSEYGTRIVEGCKAKVITYGVTNAADIKAENVSVSVNGFTAIIDNKPIATTLVGRFNVYNFLGAFGIMKGLGITPEVHVYSTLIPAPGRFDQIQSPKGWTAIVDYAHTPDALENCLQTIHDVLPQRRKNKIITIFGAGGNRDITKRPKMGAIAERLSDVMIVTSDNPRTEDPMEIISDILEGISAKAKPIVESDRGKAIAKGISIAQSGDVILVAGKGHEDYQVIGKEKIHFSDKEEILKSIH; this is translated from the coding sequence ATGACCCTCTCTGTATTATTACAAGGTGTACCTGTCTCCAAGATGTTCCAGACAACGTATGGAAAAATGGTGACAACGCACGATGTGAAAGTAAGCGGAATACAATATGATTCCCGTAAAGTACAACGAGAGAATCTTTTTGTGGCGTTAAAAGGTGCAGGTGTTGACGGACATACATTCTTATCGGCAGCGATTGCAAACGGAGCAAAAGTGATCGTGATGGAAGATGATCATGCCATTCCAGATGCAATGTGCATGCACACAGGAACAGTAAAAATTGTCGTCAGCAATACAAGAAAAGCATTAGCACAAATTGCGGCTAATTATTATGGCAATCCTTCGGCAAAGATGTCGATGATTGGAGTGACAGGAACAAACGGTAAAACGACCACAACATTTTTGATCAAACAAATGCTAGAATCGGATCCGAAGAATAAAGTCGGTTTGATCGGAACGGTAGAATATGCGATTGGCAATGAAAAACTTCCGGCAACGCATACCACACCGGAATCGCTGGAGATGCAGCAATTGTTCGAACAAATGGTGCAAAAAGGATGTACGCATTGTGTGATGGAAGTATCATCGCATGCACTGCAGCAGTATCGCGTACATGGAATCGATTTCAAAGCTGCCGTTTTTACAAATCTGACACAGGACCATCTTGATTATCATGGAACGATGGATCAGTATTTTCAGGCAAAGAAAATTTTGTTCGACGGATTAAGTTCTAAAGCTGTTGCAATAACAAATGTCGATTCTGAATACGGAACACGAATTGTAGAAGGTTGCAAAGCGAAGGTAATCACATATGGCGTAACGAATGCTGCAGATATAAAAGCAGAAAATGTTTCCGTCAGCGTGAATGGTTTTACTGCAATAATTGATAATAAACCTATTGCAACAACGCTTGTGGGAAGATTCAATGTCTATAATTTTCTCGGTGCGTTTGGCATAATGAAAGGATTAGGAATAACGCCGGAAGTTCACGTGTACTCAACGCTGATTCCGGCTCCGGGAAGATTCGATCAAATCCAATCTCCAAAAGGTTGGACTGCGATTGTTGATTATGCACATACTCCGGATGCGTTGGAGAATTGTCTTCAAACAATCCATGATGTGTTGCCGCAACGACGAAAAAACAAGATCATCACCATTTTTGGCGCAGGCGGAAACCGTGACATCACCAAACGTCCGAAAATGGGAGCAATTGCAGAACGGTTGAGTGATGTCATGATTGTTACATCTGACAATCCTCGTACGGAGGATCCAATGGAGATTATTAGCGATATCCTTGAAGGAATATCGGCAAAGGCAAAGCCAATAGTGGAATCAGACAGAGGAAAAGCAATTGCGAAGGGAATATCGATAGCACAGTCCGGTGATGTGATTCTGGTTGCGGGAAAAGGGCACGAGGATTACCAGGTAATCGGCAAAGAAAAGATTCACTTCAGCGATAAAGAAGAGATTTTAAAAAGTATTCATTGA